The proteins below come from a single Megalops cyprinoides isolate fMegCyp1 chromosome 5, fMegCyp1.pri, whole genome shotgun sequence genomic window:
- the LOC118777829 gene encoding adenine nucleotide translocase lysine N-methyltransferase-like: MEDSIEVILQDRSSKFMHRCQDNRILTLSTWAVFTGFYGLWTMFMLPGFLKVPFRLKVPYMPSSTAQTQNVMKLLEGRKGRLADLGSGDGRLVFAACSLGFQCTGFEINSMLRAYSRGKARWKGIPYAHVNFVNKDFWKTDLSAYNNVTVFLAPSVMEVLEEKLLRELPQEARVVVCRFPFPRWPHTCSAGAGLDQVWAYDVDTVRRPTAQSLQM; encoded by the exons ATGGAGGATTCCATTGAGGTCATCCTCCAGGATCGAAGCTCAAAGTTCATGCATCGTTGCCAGGACAACCGCATCCTCACCCTGTCAACCTGGGCAGTCTTCACTGGTTTCTATGGGCTGTGGACAATGTTCATGCTTCCTGGCTTCCTGAAAGTGCCCTTCAGACTGAAG GTACCGTACATGCCTtcaagcacagcacagactcaGAATGTAATGAAACTCCTTGAGGGACGTAAGGGACGCCtggctgacctgggatcaggGGATGGGAGATTG GTCTTTGCTGCCTGCTCCCTGGGTTTCCAGTGCACCGGCTTTGAAATAAACTCCATGCTGCGAGCTTACTCCAGAGGCAAAGCCAGGTGGAAGGGCATACCATATGCTCATGTAAATTTTGTCAACAAGGACTTCTGGAAG ACTGATCTGTCAGCATACAACAATGTGACTGTATTTTTAGCTCCCAGTGTG ATGGAGGTCCTGGAAGAGAAACTCCTGAGGGAGCTTCCTCAAGAAGCGCGTGTGGTCGTCTGCCGCTTCCCCTTCCCTCGTTGGCCCCACACCTGCTCCGCAGGGGCGGGGCTAGACCAAGTGTGGGCCTATGACGTCGATACCGTCCGCAGGCCTACAGCGCAGTCCCTGCAGATGTAA